One Brassica napus cultivar Da-Ae chromosome A1, Da-Ae, whole genome shotgun sequence genomic region harbors:
- the LOC111200604 gene encoding vacuolar-processing enzyme delta-isozyme-like, with product MSYFLHPQTQTLIRKRLKEIFYINELYTTVFKNINRKRKKKQFFRSLITTMSFLGHLQVLVFLYALLLFSAESRKTQLFDTESSADDGAEHENYGDKVDARDIPLLYLETKIQNAPVGSPQRQEAQKNLLEEINHRKQIDQNIIEILRLSLKKTDVLDLLTSTRTTGQPVVDDWDCYKTLVKSFKNQCGAKMEYDMKYAGALANICNMGVDVKKSVAAIEEACAH from the exons ATGAGTTACTTTTTGCATCCACAGACTCAAACTTTAATACGCAAACGACTCAAagaaattttctatataaacgagTTATATACTACGGTATTCAAGAACATCAACcgcaagagaaaaaaaaaacagttcttTAGAAGTCTTATTACGACAATGTCTTTTCTTGGTCATTTACaagttcttgtttttctttatgcTCTGCTTCTTTTCTCAGCAGAATCTCGCAAAACCCAACTATTTGATACAGAATCTAGCGCTGATGATGGTGCTGAACACGAAAACTACGGGGATAAG GTCGATGCGCGAGATATCCCTCTGTTATATCTCGAGACGAAG ATTCAAAACGCTCCTGTGGGGTCACCTCAAAGACAAGAAGCTCAGAAGAATCTGCTTGAGGAAATAAATCACAGGAAACAAATCGATCAGAACATTATAGAGATTCTTAGACTTTCACTCAAAAAAACCGATGTCTTAGATCTCTTAACTTCCACAAGAACAACAGGACAACCTGTTGTAGATGATTGGGACTGCTACAAGACTCTG GTTAAAAGTTTCAAGAATCAATGTGGAGCAAAGATGGAATACGATATGAAGTATGCAGGAGCACTTGCCAATATCTGCAATATGGGAGTGGATGTGAAGAAAAGTGTTGCAGCTATTGAAGAAGCTTGTGCCCATTAA
- the LOC125577080 gene encoding vacuolar-processing enzyme delta-isozyme-like gives MSFLGHLQVLVFLYALLLFSAESRKTQLFDTESSADDGAEHENYGDKVDARDIPLLYLETKIQNAPVGSPQRQEAQKNLLEEINHRKQIDQNIIEILRLSLKKTDVLDLLTSTRTTGQPVVDDWDCYKTLVKSFKNQCGAKMEYDMKYAGALANICNMGVDVKKSVAAIEEACAH, from the exons ATGTCTTTTCTTGGTCATTTACaagttcttgtttttctttatgcTCTGCTTCTTTTCTCAGCAGAATCTCGCAAAACCCAACTATTTGATACAGAATCTAGCGCTGATGATGGTGCTGAACACGAAAACTACGGGGATAAG GTCGATGCGCGAGATATCCCTCTGTTATATCTCGAGACGAAG ATTCAAAACGCTCCTGTGGGGTCACCTCAAAGACAAGAAGCTCAGAAGAATCTGCTTGAGGAAATAAATCACAGGAAACAAATCGATCAGAACATTATAGAGATTCTTAGACTTTCACTCAAAAAAACCGATGTCTTAGATCTCTTAACTTCCACAAGAACAACAGGACAACCTGTTGTAGATGATTGGGACTGCTACAAGACTCTG GTTAAAAGTTTCAAGAATCAATGTGGAGCAAAGATGGAATACGATATGAAGTATGCAGGAGCACTTGCCAATATCTGCAATATGGGAGTGGATGTGAAGAAAAGTGTTGCAGCTATTGAAGAAGCTTGTGCCCATTAA
- the LOC106379574 gene encoding vacuolar-processing enzyme delta-isozyme codes for MSFLGHFQIFLFLYALLLLSAQSRKTEHDTESSDDGAEGQRWAVLVAGSKEYENYRHQAEICHAYQILRKGGLKDENIIVFMFDDIALNPKNPKRGVIINRPGGEDVYQGVPKDYTGEAVNVENFLNVILGNKSGVTGGSGKVVKSGPNDNIFIYYADHGATGFISMPTGEALYAEDFIKVLERMHLLKRYKKMVIYIEACESGSMFEGLLKTNLNIYAVTASNAKDSSYGIYCGDTYPPSPPEYNGLCLGDEFSVSWLEDSELHDMRKETLKQQYQVVKRRTRSSHVCRFGSEELLKDYLVSYIGTNPENKNFSLASLTASQISNLSLVNTREIPLLYLQKKIQNAPVGSPERQEAQKNLLDEMNHRKQIDQNIIEILRVSLNQTNVLDLLTSTRTTGQSLVDDWDCFKTLVKSFKNQCGAKMEYGMKYAGALANICNMGVDVKQHVSAIEQACAH; via the exons ATGTCTTTTCTTGgccattttcaaatttttctttttctttatgctTTGCTTCTTCTCTCAGCACAATCTCGCAAAACCGAACATGATACAGAATCTAGTGACGATGGTGCAGAAGGACAACGATGGGCGGTTCTAGTGGCTGGTTCTAAAGAATATGAAAACTATAGGCATcag GCTGAAATATGCCATGCGTATCAGATACTGCGTAAAGGAGGTCTAAAAGATGAAAACATAATAGTGTTTATGTTTGATGACATTGCCTTAAATCCTAAGAATCCCAAGCGTGGAGTAATCATTAACAGACCCGGGGGAGAGGATGTTTATCAAGGAGTTCCTAAG GACTACACGGGAGAAGCTGTGAATGTAGAGAACTTTTTAAATGTGATACTTGGAAACAAGAGTGGCGTCACAGGAGGAAGTGGAAAAGTTGTGAAAAGTGGTCCGAATGACAATATATTCATCTACTATGCTGACCATGGAGCTACAGGATTTATAT CGATGCCCACTGGTGAAGCACTCTATGCAGAAGATTTCATCAAAGTCTTGGAGAGGATGCACTTGCTAAAAAGATACAAGAAGATG GTGATATATATTGAAGCTTGTGAATCTGGAAGCATGTTTGAAGGGCTGTTAAAGACAAATCTCAATATATACGCAGTTACTGCTTCTAATGCAAAAGATAGCAGCTATGGCATCTACTGTGGTGATACATATCCTCCTTCTCCTCCTGAGTATAATGGTCTTTGTCTCGGCGACGAATTTAGTGTCTCTTGGCTTGAGGACAG CGAACTTCATGACATGAGAAAAGAGACTTTGAAGCAGCAATACCAAGTTGTAAAGAGAAGAACAAGATCTTCTCATGTCTGCCGTTTTGGATCAGAGGAGCTTCTTAAAGACTATCTCGTCTCTTACATTGGAACCAATcctgaaaacaaaaacttcaGTCTAGCTTCATTGACTGCCTCACAAATCTCTAACCTAAGCTTGGTCAATACACGTGAGATACCTCTGTTATATCTCCAGAAGAAG ATTCAAAACGCTCCTGTGGGGTCACCTGAAAGACAAGAAGCTCAGAAGAATCTGCTTGACGAAATGAATCATAGGAAACAAATCGATCAGAACATTATAGAGATTCTGAGAGTTTCACTTAACCAAACCAATGTCCTAGATCTCTTGACTTCCACAAGAACAACAGGACAATCTCTTGTAGATGATTGGGACTGTTTCAAGACTCTG GTTAAGAGTTTCAAGAATCAGTGTGGAGCAAAGATGGAATACGGTATGAAGTATGCAGGAGCACTTGCAAATATTTGCAATATGGGAGTCGATGTGAAGCAACATGTATCAGCTATTGAACAAGCTTGTGCCCATTAA
- the LOC125577720 gene encoding pollen receptor-like kinase 4 yields the protein MYTVEPFCGSPGLDWPTRLKIIQGVGKGLGYLFKELPTLTIPHGHLKSSNVVLDKSFEPLLTDYALRPVMNSEQSHNLMIAYKSPEYSLKGHITKKTDVWCLGVLILELITGRFPENYLSKGYDANMSLVTWVSDMVKEKKTSDVFDKEMIGKKNCKAEMLSLLKIGLSCCEEDEERRMEMRDAVEKIERLRESDIDLEASTNVFASRLIEDDDFGFAVNR from the exons atgtatacgGT GGAACCATTCTGTGGATCACCTGGATTGGATTGGCCGACAAGGCTAAAGATTATACAAGGAGTTGGTAAGGGTTTAGGTTACTTGTTCAAGGAGCTACCAACACTAACCATCCCTCACGGTCATCTCAAGTCATCAAACGTTGTACTTGACAAATCATTTGAGCCTCTCTTAACAGACTACGCGCTAAGACCAGTGATGAACTCAGAGCAATCTCATAACCTAATGATCGCTTATAAATCTCCAGAGTACAGCTTAAAGGGACATATAACCAAGAAGACCGACGTTTGGTGCCTCGGTGTCCTGATCTTGGAGCTTATAACCGGTAGGTTTCCTGAGAATTATCTAAGTAAAGGGTACGATGCTAACATGAGCCTTGTGACTTGGGTGAGTGACATggtgaaagagaagaaaacgaGTGACGTGTTTGACAAGGAAATGATTGGGAAGAAGAACTGTAAAGCAGAGATGCTGAGCCTGTTGAAAATAGGGTTGAGCTGttgcgaagaagatgaagagaggAGGATGGAGATGAGAGATGCTGTGGAGAAGATAGAGAGGTTAAGAGAGTCGGATATTGACTTGGAAGCTTCTACCAATGTCTTTGCTTCTCGGTTGATAGAAGATGATGACTTTGGTTTTGCGGTGAATCGATGA